In a single window of the Corvus hawaiiensis isolate bCorHaw1 chromosome 19, bCorHaw1.pri.cur, whole genome shotgun sequence genome:
- the CBX2 gene encoding chromobox protein homolog 2, with amino-acid sequence MEELSSVGEQVFAAECILSKRLRKGKLEYLVKWRGWSSKHNSWEPEENILDPRLLLAFQKKEHEKEVQNRKRGKRPRGRPRKHVEPEMPAKTKSSSSSSSTSSSSSSSSDEEDESDLEAKRGPRSRETHPVPQKKAQILVAKPDMKDTSRKKRGRKPLPPEQKAARRTVNLTKVLKTSRKEVGGSAKLVGKLQPQHSMQGSGMAVLKDPPGTLAGLSSGGSSVENLPNMKSGSASPSQAISWQSSIVHYMNRMSQSHTAAESSALGRLALKAQAASKGSLGLDLKIRSQKGSGDLGLNVQAPKTAKAPGSSAGGDQKSAFAAGGQTLPNGSKTPSSSSGAGIQPASSQELNLQALNLQSVKNGPSVASGSSLPRHLCGSLAKGSGGSTATAGAGGAKGGAVGAGLNAASAGTLPGGDGGKSKKQAHRAGDRDLAKGGSAGAQEGRAATESRKPAALSEVSTGEDTSSDSDRDSASLPAAGQNMSVSIQTSQDWKPTRSLIEHVFVTDVTANLITVTVKESPTSVGFFNLRQY; translated from the exons ATGGAGGAGCTGAGCAGCGTGGGAGAGCAGGTCTTCGCCGCCGAGTGCATCCTCAGCAAGCGGCTCCGCAAG GGCAAGCTGGAGTACCTGGTCAAGTGGCGAGGCTGGTCCTCCAA GCACAACAGCTGGGAGCCTGAGGAGAACATCCTGGACCCCCGGCTGCTCCTGGCTTTCCAAAAGAA GGAACACGAAAAAGAAGTGCAGAATCGGAAGAGGGGCAAGCGGCCGCGGGGCAGGCCCAGGAAACACGTG GAACCAGAGATGCCTGCGAAAACTAAGTCAAGTAGCTCCTCTTCTTCcacatcctcctcttcctcctcctcctccgatGAAGAGGATGAAAGTGATCTGGAAGCAAAGAGAGGTCCTCGCAGCAGAGAGACGCACCCGGTGCCACAGAAGAAAGCTCAGATCCTGGTGGCCAAGCCCGACATGAAAGACACTTCCAGGAAGAAGCGTGGGCGGAAACCTCTTCCCccagagcagaaagcagctcGAAGGACCGTGAACCTGACAAAGGTGCTGAAAACGTCCCGGAAGGAGGTGGGGGGCAGTGCCAAGCTGGTGgggaagctgcagccccagcacagcatgCAGGGCTCAGGTATGGCTGTGCTGAAGGATCCACCGGGCACCTTGGCTGGGCTCAGTTCGGGGGGGTCATCAGTGGAAAACCTGCCCAACATGAAGAGCGGCTCGGCGAGCCCCAGCCAGGCCAtcagctggcagagctccatCGTGCACTACATGAACAGGATGTCCCAAAGCCACACTGCAGCCGAGAGCTCGGCGCTGGGCAGGCTGGCGCTGAAGGCACAGGCAGCCAGTAAGGGCAGCTTAGGGCTGGACTTGAAAATAAGGAGCCAGAAAGGCTCTGGGGATCTGGGGCTGAACGTAcaggcacccaaaactgcaaaggctcctggcagcagcGCCGGAGGGGACCAGAAATCGGCGTTTGCTGCGGGAGGCCAAACGCTGCCCAACGGCAGCAAGACGCCGTCAAGCTCGTCTGGGGCCGGCATCCAGCCAGCCTCCAGCCAGGAGCTGAACCTCCAGGCTCTGAACCTGCAGAGTGTCAAAAACGGGCCGAGCGTGGCCAGCGGGAGCAGCCTCCCCCGGCACCTCTGCGGCTCCCTGGCCAAGGGCTCTGGTGGCAGCACGGCCACTGCGGGTGCCGGCGGTGCCAAGGGCGGCGCGGTGGGGGCTGGGCTGAACGCTGCCAGTGCTGGGACGCTCCCAGGGGGGGACGGCGGCAAGAGCAAGAAGCAGGCACACCGGGCAGGTGACAGGGACTTGGCCAAAGGTGGCTCAGCTGGTGCTCAAGAGGGACGTGCGGCCACAGAGAGCCGCAAACCAGCCGCCCTGTCTGAAGTGAGCACAGGCGAGGACACCAGCTCGGATTCGGACCGGGATTCAGCTTCCCTCCCAGCTGCGGGTCAGAACATGTCTGTCTCCATCCAGACCAGCCAGGACTGGAAACCCACCCGCAGCCTGATTGAGCACGTCTTTGTCACCGATGTTACCGCTAACCTGATCACAGTGACAGTCAAGGAGTCCCCCACCAGCGTCGGGTTTTTCAACCTGCGGCAGTACTGA